A single region of the Aptenodytes patagonicus chromosome 7, bAptPat1.pri.cur, whole genome shotgun sequence genome encodes:
- the ITPKA gene encoding inositol-trisphosphate 3-kinase A isoform X1 — MHAPGRRPWGAARQAPGADPAMEPRAGLHSSPDLSRAKRLSVGELRSLFEARCAAVAAAAARQLPDPAKRGCRPPNGVLPPVIPRLTVTAEESEEAQGSPQAQPRHPESGWLRTDSSLHLQSRRLSTSSLSSTGSSSLLEDSEDDVLSDTEGRSQGIVHLEHGEDTNQSPLSDLQNKIFPGIYQQKKAWHTIKTMVNLPVISPFKKRYSWVQLAGHTGSFKAADSGKILKRFSENEKECFERLMKDPLRSCVPCFHGVVERDGESYIQLDDLLTDFEGPCVMDCKMGIRTYLEEELTKAREKPKLRKDMYKKMIEVDPLAPTAEENAQHAVTKPRYMQWRETISSSANLGFRIEGIKKADGTCNTNFKTTKTQEQVLQVFVEFIEGNTTILKKYLKRLQEIHIILESSDFFKRHEVVGSSLLFVHDGSGNANVWLIDFGKTTLLPDGQTLDHRIPWQEGNREDGYLLGLDNLIGILESITER, encoded by the exons ATGCACGCCCCGGGCCGTCGGCCCTGGGGCGCTGCCCGGCAGGCGCCCGGCGCCGACCCCGCCATGGAGCCCCGCGCGGGGCTGCACAGCAGCCCGGACCTCAGCCGGGCCAAGCGGCTGAGCGTGGGGGAGCTCCGTTCCCTCTTCGAGGCTCGCtgcgccgccgtcgccgccgccgccgcccggcagcTGCCCGACCCGGCGAAGAGGGGCTGCCGGCCCCCCAACGGGGTGCTGCCGCCCGTTATCCCCCGGCTCACCGTCACCGCCGAGGAGAGCGAGGAGGCGCAGGGCAGCCCCCAGGCGCAGCCGCGGCACCCCGAGAGCGGCTGGCTGAGGACGGACAGCTCGTTGCACCTGCAGTCCCGCAGGCTTTCCACCTCCTCGCTCTCCTCCACCGGCTCCTCGTCCCTCCTGGAGGACTCGGAGGACGACGTGCTGAGCGACACGgagggcaggagccagggcaTCGTGCACCTGGAGCACGGCGAGGACACCAACCAG tctcCTTTATCAgatcttcaaaataaaatttttccaGGCATTTACCAGCAG AAAAAGGCATGGCATACAATTAAAACCATGGTTAACTTACCAGTCATCAGCCCCTTCAAGAAACGCTATTCATGGGTGCAGTTGGCTGGGCATACAG ggAGTTTCAAGGCAGCTGATAGTGGGAAGATTCTCAAACGCTTCTCAGAGAATGAAAAGGAGTGTTTTGAGCGATTGATGAAAGACCCGCTACGTTCCTGTGTCCCTTGCTTCCATGGTGTGGTGGAGAGAGATGGCGAGAGCTACATTCAGCTGGATGACTTGCTTACTGATTTCGAAGGGCCTTGTGTGATGGACTGCAAGATGGGGATAAG GACATACCTGGAGGAAGAGTTGACTAAGGCCCGTGAGAAACCAAAGCTGCGTAAGGACATGTACAAGAAAATGATTGAAGTGGATCCTCTTGCTCCCACAGCTGAAGAGAATGCCCAGCATGCTGTCACCAAACCCCGATACATGCAGTGGAGGGAAACCATCAGCTCTAGTGCCAACCTGGGCTTCAGGATTGAAGGGATTAAG AAGGCGGATGGAACATGTAACACAAACTTCAAAACTACGAAGACACAGGAGCAAGTTCTACAAGTTTTTGTGGAATTCATTGAGGGCAACACAACTATTCTG aaaaaataCCTCAAGCGTCTGCAGGAAATTCATATCATTCTTGAATCCTCAGACTTCTTCAAGCGACATGAG GTTGTTGGAAGTTCACTACTCTTTGTACACGATGGCAGTGGGAATGCCAATGTGTGGCTGATCGATTTTGGAAAGACCACCCTTCTCCCTGATGGGCAGACACTGGATCACAGGATCCCCTGGCAAGAAGGCAACAGGGAGGATGGGTACTTGTTGGGACTGGACAATTTGATTGGCATCTTGGAAAGCATCACTGAAAGATGA
- the ITPKA gene encoding inositol-trisphosphate 3-kinase A isoform X2 yields the protein MHAPGRRPWGAARQAPGADPAMEPRAGLHSSPDLSRAKRLSVGELRSLFEARCAAVAAAAARQLPDPAKRGCRPPNGVLPPVIPRLTVTAEESEEAQGSPQAQPRHPESGWLRTDSSLHLQSRRLSTSSLSSTGSSSLLEDSEDDVLSDTEGRSQGIVHLEHGEDTNQKKAWHTIKTMVNLPVISPFKKRYSWVQLAGHTGSFKAADSGKILKRFSENEKECFERLMKDPLRSCVPCFHGVVERDGESYIQLDDLLTDFEGPCVMDCKMGIRTYLEEELTKAREKPKLRKDMYKKMIEVDPLAPTAEENAQHAVTKPRYMQWRETISSSANLGFRIEGIKKADGTCNTNFKTTKTQEQVLQVFVEFIEGNTTILKKYLKRLQEIHIILESSDFFKRHEVVGSSLLFVHDGSGNANVWLIDFGKTTLLPDGQTLDHRIPWQEGNREDGYLLGLDNLIGILESITER from the exons ATGCACGCCCCGGGCCGTCGGCCCTGGGGCGCTGCCCGGCAGGCGCCCGGCGCCGACCCCGCCATGGAGCCCCGCGCGGGGCTGCACAGCAGCCCGGACCTCAGCCGGGCCAAGCGGCTGAGCGTGGGGGAGCTCCGTTCCCTCTTCGAGGCTCGCtgcgccgccgtcgccgccgccgccgcccggcagcTGCCCGACCCGGCGAAGAGGGGCTGCCGGCCCCCCAACGGGGTGCTGCCGCCCGTTATCCCCCGGCTCACCGTCACCGCCGAGGAGAGCGAGGAGGCGCAGGGCAGCCCCCAGGCGCAGCCGCGGCACCCCGAGAGCGGCTGGCTGAGGACGGACAGCTCGTTGCACCTGCAGTCCCGCAGGCTTTCCACCTCCTCGCTCTCCTCCACCGGCTCCTCGTCCCTCCTGGAGGACTCGGAGGACGACGTGCTGAGCGACACGgagggcaggagccagggcaTCGTGCACCTGGAGCACGGCGAGGACACCAACCAG AAAAAGGCATGGCATACAATTAAAACCATGGTTAACTTACCAGTCATCAGCCCCTTCAAGAAACGCTATTCATGGGTGCAGTTGGCTGGGCATACAG ggAGTTTCAAGGCAGCTGATAGTGGGAAGATTCTCAAACGCTTCTCAGAGAATGAAAAGGAGTGTTTTGAGCGATTGATGAAAGACCCGCTACGTTCCTGTGTCCCTTGCTTCCATGGTGTGGTGGAGAGAGATGGCGAGAGCTACATTCAGCTGGATGACTTGCTTACTGATTTCGAAGGGCCTTGTGTGATGGACTGCAAGATGGGGATAAG GACATACCTGGAGGAAGAGTTGACTAAGGCCCGTGAGAAACCAAAGCTGCGTAAGGACATGTACAAGAAAATGATTGAAGTGGATCCTCTTGCTCCCACAGCTGAAGAGAATGCCCAGCATGCTGTCACCAAACCCCGATACATGCAGTGGAGGGAAACCATCAGCTCTAGTGCCAACCTGGGCTTCAGGATTGAAGGGATTAAG AAGGCGGATGGAACATGTAACACAAACTTCAAAACTACGAAGACACAGGAGCAAGTTCTACAAGTTTTTGTGGAATTCATTGAGGGCAACACAACTATTCTG aaaaaataCCTCAAGCGTCTGCAGGAAATTCATATCATTCTTGAATCCTCAGACTTCTTCAAGCGACATGAG GTTGTTGGAAGTTCACTACTCTTTGTACACGATGGCAGTGGGAATGCCAATGTGTGGCTGATCGATTTTGGAAAGACCACCCTTCTCCCTGATGGGCAGACACTGGATCACAGGATCCCCTGGCAAGAAGGCAACAGGGAGGATGGGTACTTGTTGGGACTGGACAATTTGATTGGCATCTTGGAAAGCATCACTGAAAGATGA